A DNA window from Rhipicephalus sanguineus isolate Rsan-2018 chromosome 8, BIME_Rsan_1.4, whole genome shotgun sequence contains the following coding sequences:
- the LOC119401768 gene encoding lactosylceramide 4-alpha-galactosyltransferase — MGPIFICQHHRSSDLTALITLVFFVLLTVTLSARHLGYDPRALLSGGSGGFRQQCLGEQDQRKGFERYVNLNESTKNIFFLETAGASCINERAACSIESAALRHPYYTVWLLTILDMRDCRPLRNLQQLPNFRLLNINLNSMVKDSVLVHWYLKDDWNHSPFRVNHLSDALRLLVLWKYGGVYADMDVLTLKSFSELRNVVARELFPDVGNSVMVFDKGHPFLSRCLQEFSSTYKARKWAHNGPRLLERVLSWFCPRNLLGKVPLVPDSKAMKLAGPPWNTTCLVRTQNRA, encoded by the exons ATG GGGCCGATTTTCATCTGTCAGCACCACAGAAGCTCCGACTTAACAGCCCTCATCACGCTGGTTTTCTTTGTATTGCTAACGGTCACAC TCAGTGCAAGACATCTCGGCTACGACCCACGCGCACTCCTGTCCGGTGGTTCTGGTGGTTTTCGACAGCAATGTTTGG GCGAGCAAGATCAACGAAAAGGCTTCGAGCGATATGTCAACCTGAACGAGTCCACGAAAAACATATTCTTTCTTGAGACTGCCGGCGCTTCGTGCATCAACGAACGAGCGGCTTGCTCCATCGAATCCGCAGCTCTTCGGCATCCCTACTACACCGTCTGGCTCCTCACCATTCTGGACATGCGAGACTGCAG GCCCCTGAGGAACTTGCAACAGCTGCCAAACTTCCGACTGCTTAACATCAACCTAAACTCAATGGTCAAGGACAGTGTTCTCGTGCACTGGTATCTCAAGGATGACTGGAACCATAGTCCCTTTCGTGTCAACCATTTGAGCGACGCCTTGAGGCTGCTCGTGCTGTGGAAGTACGGTGGGGTCTATGCCGACATGGACGTCCTGACCCTCAAGAGCTTCAGTGAACTACGGAACGTCGTCGCTCGAGAGCTCTTCCCTGACGTAGGCAACAGCGTGATGGTCTTCGACAAGGGTCATCCCTTCCTTTCGCGTTGTCTTCAAGAATTCAGTAGCACGTACAA GGCGCGCAAGTGGGCCCACAACGGCCCCAGGCTTCTCGAGCGTGTGCTGTCTTGGTTCTGCCCGAGGAACCTTCTCGGCAAGGTGCCCCtt GTCCCTGATAGCAAAGCCATGAAGCTGGCAGGACCGCCCTGGAACACAACATGCCTGGTACGGACCCAAAACCGTGCTTAG
- the LOC125759436 gene encoding uncharacterized protein LOC125759436, translating into MAATQQLRPLTFYGRVPKGTTNVDICKELVKRFSPSELKCVQDFGAGRFEVTFATMAAVERFLDQSVVKVRNAEVKFEYRGIRVKTVRVLGYPADASDSALLNGLAAYGKVLGMDYEHVPEFKTVLTGNRRVRFEMARPVPNLLPVGSRIVQCEYDGVVRLCRRCFFPGHHAADCKVPQCERCAEFGHARCEAVCKRCGDDHALSACKVTSGAAEGQEAPSKGPEGSPLPETEPVRAEAPGGGEQGTRPELAEASDPSAALPPPAASTDVPAAPADVPAVPAAEEDQGETMDAEPWRLVRGKRRRARSSDSSDERPAAAACGGPGDLEEGLPGVKRTAATDSDSESTQSTVKGSTEGETSLFSSSCPYCGLGTCDGDCSPLSDRVYSSTHEDSSSDEESSQ; encoded by the exons ATGGCGGCCACTCAGCAGCTTCGGCCGCTGACGTTTTACGGTCGTGTTCCTAAGGGCACGACCAATGTTGACATCTGCAAGGAGCTCGTGAAGCGGTTCTCGCCAAGCGAGCTCAAGTGTGTTCAAGACTTTGGCGCCGGCAGATTTGAAGTTACCTTTGCGACCATGGCGGCAGTTGAGCGATTTCTCGACCAGTCTGTCGTCAAGGTTCGCAATGCGGAAGTTAAGTTCGAGTACCGTGGCATTCGTGTGAAGACTGTGCGCGTGTTGGGCTATCCAGCCGATGCCAGTGACAGCGCGCTCCTTAACGGGTTAGCGGCGTACGGCAAGGTGCTTGGTATGGACTACGAGCACGTTCCGGAATTTAAGACTGTCCTCACGGGCAACCGACGCGTACGTTTCGAGATGGCGCGACCCGTTCCCAACCTCCTTCCGGTGGGGAGCAGGATCGTGCAGTGCGAGTACGATGGTGTGGTTCGCCTGTGTCGCAGGTGCTTTTTTCCGGGGCACCACGCGGCTGACTGCAAGGTCCCACAGTGCGAGCGTTGCGCTGAGTTCGGGCATGCCCGTTGCGAAGCGGTATGCAAGCGCTGTGGCGACGACCATGCTTTGTCTGCCTGCAAG GTGACGAGCGGTGCAGCTGAAGGCCAGGAGGCACCTTCGAAGGGTCCCGAGGGCTCCCCCCTGCCAGAGACGGAGCCAGTTCGTGCAGAGGCTCCCGGAGGGGGCGAGCAGGGTACGAGGCCGGAGTTAGCCGAGGCTTCCGacccttccgccgccttgccgccgccggccgCTTCCACGGACGTGCCTGCGGCGCCTGCCGACGTGCCTGCAGTCCCTGCAGCCGAGGAGGACCAGGGGGAGACCATGGATGCGGAGCCGTGGAGGCTGGTTCGAGGAAAGAGGCGCCGGGCGCGGTCCAGCGACTCTTCTGACGAGCGGCCGGCGGCGGCTGCGTGCGGCGGACCCGGTGACTTGGAGGAGGGCCTGCCTGGCGTGAAGCGCACCGCAGCGACGGATTCGGACTCGGAGTCAACCCAGTCCACCGTCAAGGGCAGTACCGAGGGTGAGACGAGCCTCTTCTCTTCTTCTTGCCCCTACTGCGGTCTAGGCACTTGCGATGGTGATTGTTCACCCTTGTCTGACCGAGTGTACTCGTCCACACACGAGGACTCCTCCTCTGACGAGGAGAGTTCTCAGTAG